A window from Onychostoma macrolepis isolate SWU-2019 chromosome 07, ASM1243209v1, whole genome shotgun sequence encodes these proteins:
- the pcolceb gene encoding procollagen C-endopeptidase enhancer b translates to MWSGLCMWHLGLLFLGLGWVHGQSQTNFTRPVFLCGGHLTTDSGFVASEGFPSHYKPNSRCTWYITVPEGHVVMLQFRIFDLEADPTCRYDYVDVYNGHSYTVQKLGRFCGTFRPGALISTSNTMMLEMASDESTGGRGFLVYFSGGKPHVDENQFCGGRLTKPQGSLKTPNWPESDYPAGISCSWHISVEPNMVIEVKFEKLDLELDTYCRYDYVALFNGGETDDSRRIGKFCGDMVPDAVVTNGNELLVHFVSDLSVTASGFLAHYQSIPRGSRTATATLDTVHGARVGTSPTKPTTPPARPKPKIKPTPKAPSRQPKPVQPRPTPKQRSKPAPKPKPVRPTPPTRSGARITPKPAVKVPAKPTKRPTLKPTVRPQPKPTSTTAKPKVKPGVKPTAKPKTSRISKPGNKTTTKAASVANPLCSLPCKRIGTFMTRFCPSHFVLTGKVTSITPGSQGSAEVEVSIIKVYKAGRLQFRKRGPTTSATLTATCMKCPALRKGVNYVLMGQVNDGGLGILKPSSFALQHKSVHDKALANLAKKTC, encoded by the exons ATGTGGAGTGGTTTGTGCATGTGGCATTTGGGGCTTCTGTTTTTGGGGTTAGGATGGGTGCATGGACAAAGCCAGACCAACTTCACAAG GCCTGTATTCCTGTGTGGTGGTCATTTGACGACAGACTCCGGGTTTGTGGCTAGTGAGGGTTTCCCCTCTCACTACAAACCAAACTCCAGATGCACCTGGTACATCACA GTTCCAGAAGGTCATGTTGTGATGCTCCAGTTCAGGATCTTTGATCTTGAGGCGGATCCCACCTGCCGCTACGACTACGTGGATGTCTATAATGGACACTCGTACACAGTGCAGAAACTGGGCCGCTTCTGTGGGACGTTCCGACCCGGAGCCCTCATCTCCACCTCCAACACCATGATGCTGGAGATGGCGTCTGATGAAAGCACAGGAGGAAGAGGATTTCTGGTTTATTTCAGTGGGGGGAAACCACATGTCGATG AGAACCAGTTCTGTGGTGGCAGACTGACGAAGCCTCAAGGTTCATTGAAGACACCGAACTGGCCAGAATCCGATTACCCAGCAGGCATCAGCTGTTCTTGGCACATTTCTGTGGAGCCCAACATG GTGATTGAGGTTAAGTTTGAGAAGCTGGACTTGGAATTAGACACATACTGTCGTTATGACTACGTGGCCCTGTTCAACGGGGGCGAGACCGATGACTCTCGACGTATTGGCAAATTCTGCGGAGACATGGTTCCAGA TGCGGTTGTGACCAATGGAAATGAGCTGCTGGTGCACTTTGTATCAGACCTGAGTGTGACAGCTTCAGGATTTCTGGCTCACTACCAGAGTATTCCCCGCGGCTCCCGCACAGCCACGGCTACCCTGGACACAGTACACGGGGCAAGAGTCGGCACTTCACCTACCAAACCCACGACTCCACCAGCAAGACCTAAGCCTAAAATTAAGCCCACACCAAAAGCTCCCTCAAGACAACCTAAACCTGTACAACCCAGACCAACTCCTAAACAGAGATCAAAACCTGCACCCAAGCCCAAACCAGTCAGACCTACTCCCCCAACACGTTCCGGTGCAAGAATCACACCAAAACCTGCTGTAAAAGTACCAGCAAAACCTACAAAGAGGCCTACACTTAAACCCACAGTCAGACCTCAACCGAAACCAACAAGTACTACAGCAAAGCCAAAAGTAAAGCCTGGTGTCAAACCAACAGCAAAGCCAAAAACCAGTCGTATTTCTAAACCTgggaacaaaacaacaacaaaagcag CCTCGGTAGCCAACCCACTGTGTTCCCTACCATGCAAGAGAATAGGCACTTTCATGACCCGCTTCTGCCCCAGTCATTTTG TGTTGACCGGTAAAGTGACATCAATTACTCCAGGGTCTCAAGGAAGTGCTGAAGTCGAGGTGTCCATCATTAAGGTGTATAAGGCAGGTAGACTCCAGTTCAGAAAGAGAGGACCCACCACATCTGCCACACTGACAGCAACATGCATGAAGTGTCCTGCACTGCGTAAAG GAGTGAACTATGTGCTGATGGGCCAGGTGAATGACGGAGGCCTTGGCATTCTGAAACCATCCAGCTTTGCTCTTCAGCACAAGTCAGTGCATGACAAAGCACTGGCCAACCTCGCAAAGAAAACATGTTGA